The Anas acuta chromosome 2, bAnaAcu1.1, whole genome shotgun sequence genomic interval AGTACAGCACACTGAAATGGATGCTTCCAGATGCTTTCAGCAGGaaaggctggagctgcagtgtGTCAAAATTTGCAGATACATGAATTTAAGGGAATTCTGAATCTCATGTTCTTTGCTGGCATTactcagaggaagaaaatcagtgtGGTATTTACATAAACCAGCCCGTGCAGAAACTTGCTCCTACCAATGTTGGGAATATTCTTTGGCCTTACTGTTTAAATGGGATTTCACCCAttgctttgtatttcaaaagcttccttaaaaaaaaaaaaaaaaaaaacaggaaaaaagttgtattttctttaaaatactatGTGTTTTTGATAGAATAACCCATATATATGAGCGGtctaaaaataatagaaaactgGTAACTGATGCAAGTCTTTTTCTGCTGTCTCTACTACTGCAGTTTCAGTATTTAAAGGTAACTTTTGCccactttttccttctgatttgcAAATACTTACTTCTGTTAGGGGGTCAGTATCAGATAAAGGTATGTTAATATTCTTGGAGATGAAAGCTGTACAGCTATTACTGACATCTGATAtttgagcctctcttccccttgCATCTGCACCCTACTGACTGAGTGAGGGCTTGCTAACAGAAAGAGGAATACCCTCAGTGCTTGCCTGCATAAGAATTTGCAGGAACCAGGGTCAGAAACTTTCCTGAGCGATTGAGAAACTCTTGGTATGGGATGGAGAGAAGGGCAAGCTCTcttaaggaagaagaaaaacacacaaaggaagaaaactggcAGAGCGAGAGGTGCTGTGGTGAAGTGATGGCTGCAGTCCCCATGCCAAGAGTCCCTCACCCAGAGATGTGCTTGCTCCGTCCAGGCTAGGTGTGAGAGACTCTGCTTGCTCCAAGGGTGATGTCTTCTGTTATCATCCGGAAGGTGATGGCATTGTACAGGCACGCGGGACTGACCCTAAGATAGGAAACACTGGTCCTTAACAAATGTGGAGGACTGAATACCAGGGATGCAGAGATGGGCTGATAGGAAAGGGAGCCAAGGCTGGGACTTTGTAGAAGGCAAAATCCTAAAATGACTTTAAACCCTCGGTGTTggcttgtgtttctttctgcCTCATAGGCAGGCAAGGCAAACTCAGGCCACTGAATGATTTCGTCCTCTCTGAACCCTGTGTTCTTGCCTTGCAAACTGGCTTGTGCAGCTAGAGAGAAAAATGTCCCGTTCAGCTTGGGACACCTTGAGAAATACACCCCGGGGCACTGCTGCAGAAACACTGCagagttcccccaaaggaatggAAACACAGGGCAGGTGTTAACTTCATTTGTATTCCCAGATAACACTGCAAGATAAACAAATGTGCTCCACTGACAGCCCAGATTCACTATAACAGGACGAAGTtaggaaaagatgaaacaacGTGTAGACATTTATTAAGGCTACACTTAGCAACAAGGCACCCTCCTGAGCTGTTCTGGTGTCTCCGTTTTGACTCTGACTAATTAGTTTCTGCATGAAACCCCAGGCTGGCGTGCCCGTGGGTACGCAGAGTTACACCTTGCCTTGCTGTTCTGGCAGAGGCCGGGACCTGCAGCATCTCTGGCTCAAGGTGGATTTCCTCCTGCCTGTCTGCCCTTCATTCCCTGGCCCCGAGCCATCAGGTGTGCTCTGGGAGACGACGGTATTTCGTTTTGGTAACCTCCTTAAGGTGACTCCAATAACGTTTCTGTTGTCTATCTCAAATAGCACATCcctagcttttgtttttcactaatTGTAGTCTTGTTAAAATACAGAGCCGTCACTTTACAAATGATGTATTATGATAAATAGTACAAATTCCTCTTAGAGCATATACTGTGTATCCAGGCTGTATAGCGAGCCCATCTGTGACATTCAGACACAACCAATCTTGAGGGCAGGACTGCCAAATCTCCAAAAGCTTCACCTCATCTTTTATCAGATTTTGGGTACTCATCTGCAGGCTACTGGTCTTTGGTGAACTTGAAAAGGGGAAAACCAAAgtctttacatatatatttaggccagcttgctttctttcccaGCTCTCCATTCTAACATTGGCTATAAATAGCtaccggaaaaaaaaaaaaaaaaaaaaaaaaggctgccaTTAAGAAATCTACATTTTCTACTATTTTCTACTGTAGCATGGTCTTTTTTGCATTATAGGGAGTGGATGCAGAAATATGTTGTGCTATAGTAGATATTGCTGTGAGATAATGCTTGGCATATGCTGgactttatttgctttttttttaaagtattggctatctatattaaatattaaatgaaaattgtcTTGTTTCCTATTATAGTTCGCCTTAAATcagataataatgataatgatgcCATTGAACAAATCGATGAAGATATAGCTGTGACTCAGAGTCAGGTGAACTTCATTTGTCCCATTACACAGGTATGCTATCACTGCTACTATAACAGATTGTGAAATAGCTATTTCGTAGTCTTCCTTGGATTGTTCATTACAAATCTGTAATACTTGTGAAAAACCAGGCAGTAAAAATTACAAGCATTATCAGAAAGGAGCAACGCTGTTTGGCAGAAAGCACCTTATAAGTAGCAATGCAGTTCACCGTGTGGGACCTGACCCCGTAATCTCGGTGTAATGCAATGTATGAGTGGTAAACAGACTTCCTGCTGTTTCGCATACATTTCATAAGAAGCACTTTCATGGGCATTATCAGCTCCTCTAAATAAAACCTTATTGATTACAGGTGGAAATGAAGAAGCCAGTTCGAAACAAAGTCTGTGGGCATTCCTATGAGCAAGATGCCATTCTAAAAATTATCCAGACTCgaaagcagcaaaagaaaaaagtccgGTAAGCTAACAAGAATGTGTGGAAAAGCTATTTGCTTTGCTGTGTAAGTGGAATTTTACTCCACTTGTTCTAGGAAATGTATTTGGATTGGCAAGGCTGCAGGAAGTAATACTTCAGTGTCTGCCCAAGTCACAGTCTCCTCATTAGTACTGTACGCAtgaaggatctttttttttctatttaatgaaaacaatgtGCAAGGAAATATTCAGGAAGTGTGTGGGGAAGTTACAGCTACTCACGGTACCTGCACAGCAGAATAAAAGAGATTTTATATAGCTGTGAACAACAAAGAGAAGCTTCATAAAATCCAGTTGCTCATTTTATTTCCGCTGCTTATTTAGCAAGCCTTAGggttaatgaaaaaataaacgTCTCCGCTGTGCACTCTCTTTTGCAGTTATATTCCAATACaattagaaataagaaataataaaagtcAGTCTCCTAGGTAGTATAGAGTTTAAGAATGATCAGATGGGATTGAGTACTTCTTACTGCAGTGCAGTGAGATAATTCTGACTTTATAGCACTAAAGCAGCTTGCCACTTTCCACATAGGACATATTTTGTTGAATGAGAACATGTAAAAGTTAAATTATTAAACCAGAAATTCTCcttgaaaagtttaaaattagaATTGTTTCGATTTTCCAAAAAGAACCCCAACACCTAagtgtaaaagagaaaaaaaaggtctcaAACACTTTTTAGAGCACATGGAGTGGACATGCTATGTCATGAACTGTCGTCATTAacttcacatttgtttttacaCCAAAAATGCTAGAGCTTGATGTTTTGGGGGTTAATGACCTCATGGTAACTTCCAAGTTGTGATCTTAATAAACACTCAGTTTGCTCAGGAAGGTCTGTAGAGAGTCTATCAACCTGATCTCTCCAGAGATAATGCTACAATCAGCTGACTTCCTCCATCTGTAGCTCTGGCATTTCTGTTACTCCACACGCTCCTCCACATGGGTACAAAGGTGGAGCAGGACTTCTTATTCCACGCTTCTTCCTGGCTACAGGGAAGCGCTGCTACCAGATCAGGCACCCATGGGGATGGCTCTCTGAGGAAGGGGAGTTGGGAAACAGCTCCCAAGCTGGAGAGGACAAAATGAGAGTTGTGGAGGACGGGGTCAGGCTCTGAAGCAGGTGCTCAACAGCCCCGAAGCACTACACAAAATACCTTCTGGAATATGGAACTGAATTTAGGATGTCCATATCTAAACATTTCTCTGTGGTGTTAAATCCATCAGGAAAAGATCTACTCTCTACTACCATGAAAATGAAGAGTAAAAGCTTCCATCAAAGCTGTAAAATGCCCAGCTTTAAAGCTACGTTATACCCAAACTGCACTGATTCGTGCAGTCTGAATCCTGGCAGTTCTTAATCTTGGGTTTTGAGCTTGCAACCTTCCTTTTGTTACAGTAGTTACTCCAGCATGGTAGAAAAGCCAAAGCCCAGCATTAACCAGACCTCGCTGTAactaaaataagaaagatttcctgcttttccctgcCCAATCTCACTGACTTGCTCTAATTTTAACGTTTCTTGAGAAAatgcagtctttaaaaaaacCATAGCCTGCCGTGGTGGGAAGCCAGGCTAGTGCATGCAAGGAGTTCCTCATTCGAGCTCACCACCCTGGTCGTGCTGCTACTTTTCGGTGTGTTTGGCAGTCccctggctgagcagcagctctccagctggcACAGGCACAGCCACCAGCTTTTGTGCTGGCAGACGTGCCGTATTCTTGAGGCCATTCTGATGCATCTGGTTTGCTCACAATTTTCCACTGCGTGGAAGGACACGCTAACACTTTGTGTTTACAGCAAACCTTGGAAGCTTTTCTTCGGACTTGTTATTCATTAATCTGTGAAGTTATTGCTCTAATAAGGTGATAAATGggaaaactgaggcacagagcaaTTAAGTGGCTTACTCATGACAAACACAGTAAGCTGTGGGCACGTCTGGAATAAAAGCTGTGAGTACTGAATGTAAATAAGTTCAGCACCCGAGATAAAGATTATTCctaataggggaaaaaaatcagaaaaagtatGATTTCTGACCACTGGCACGGTCTGTGAATGTTTAGGCCACTGCCAAAGGAAAATGACCTCTGGTCCCTGAATATTTTTCAACAGTAGTATCTTTCTCTGACTGTCTCAAGTGGTTGTAAGCCATTTTGTATTTGATCTTCATTTAGAGGCTGTTCATTTGACCCCGTCTctcctttctgtgctttctcagTTCATAAAAGGACTGGCAAATTTTCACACCGACTTGATGTTTCCCTGATTCATCAGTCAGCCCCTGCAAGTCTCCTTCTCTTTTATCTATTTTCCTAGAAATTAATTTCCCTATTTATCTATCAGTGAAGATTATACTGCTCCACTGCAGGTTAATAGGGCAAGAAGTAGTTACCTGCAGCTTAGAGAGGACGTCAAAGGGAGAAAGCAACACAGCTATGTTTCTGTGCAGTGTTAGTACCCTTACTAATGCGGGCAGCTTGTGTACAGGGAGCAAGAGAGCGATCCCCAGGTGAGAGGCTCCACCTctcccctcttccttccttcagctGTTGATTCCCTCCGCTGTAGATAAAcggatttatttttcccaacaGAGAACTGGTGAAGCGGAAAAGAGGTAACGAGCTGCTGATAGAGAGGGTGAATCCCagataaatacaataaaacagCAGATGTCGTTTAAAAGCCTGTATCTGACTAATACAATTCTTCTCATTTACCCGagtctctcttttctttttgacagcTGCCCTAAAATTGGCTGTAGCCATGATGATGTAAAAGAATCAGATCTAGTGCAAGACGAAGCACTTAAAAGAGCGATTGACAGTCAGAATAAACAAAGCTGGTCAACGCTGTAGAAGTCAGCTGGAGATGTTGCTGCCACAAAGAAAATTTGTTATTAGAGATCTTGTGAGATAAGCTGCTGATTGTGAGCAGGTTGTGTAACTGATTGTTATTTAAAGGGTTTCATTTATAGGCAAAGTTGAAGGTCTCAGCTGTAACTGGAAGTGCTTTCTTAAACTGCCAAATATGAGGGATTCCAGTGTAGCTCAttgttttctcccctttctgaaattcaaaaatcttatatttgataaataaaatgtgattttggtTATTTAACTTTCCGTGTCAACGTGTTAATTATTTCAGCCTGTTAGAGATGCAGATTCTGCCAGCATTTAAGAGTGATTGCTTCGCTCAGTGTTTCACATAGCTCTGTTACTGTCTCTGTAAGTACTGGGAACACTCAGAGTTGGGCACTGACCACAGTTTACCCAAGTTATATGCCCTGCTTGGGAGTGCTTCCCTGTTTTGATACAAACCTCAAGATACTTCAGAGGAGCTTAATTTCCATGACGTGCTACACGTCTGTACCTTGTGTGTGGCCACACAAATTTACCGCTCACCTTTGGGGATCTTGGCCTTGTTCTTATAATCATTGAACACTCTGCACTAAATTATGCTTctcttttgaaatgcagaagcTCTTATTTCagattctgtgtgtgtgtgtggaattCCCAGGGAGCTTTGCTGTAACACTGTATGTTAGGAGACTCCAATTATTTACAGATGTGTTCCAGTAACTAATTTGTAGACAATACGAATATATTGTAACCATATGActtgaatttaaaaacagataacCAAATATTATATCCATGCATTTAGGTACAAATTCAATACAAGATTTAAGCTTTGTGACACTCGGTATTTGCTATTGAAATTGATCTGCAGACTAGCAGATAAGATGCTAGGTATATGCAGCAGAAAGAGCCACAGGTAAAATGAGCTGCCTGGGTTGGTGGTCAGGTGGCATGtccagaatcacagagtgggttgggttggaagggaccttaaagcccatctggttccaaccccctgccctgggcagggacacctcccaccagcccaggttgcccaaagccccatccagcctggccttgagcacctccagggatggggcacccacagcttctctgggcagcctgtgccagggcctcaccaccctctgagtgacGAATTTCTGCCTTATATCTCAATCTcaacctaccctcttttagtttaaagccattcccccttgcccAATCACTACAATATCTTGGCATGtgtgaaactgaaaatacaGGGCTCTTTGAGCTTTGGGATCCTTGGTGGGTTAGATGTTGTTTTCCCAGGTCATTTTTCTGAACTTACAACCTgacatttaatataaaatgcaacCATGTTACCAAAATGCTAAGCTTTTCATTCTGGGCTGCTGTTTGCTAACAGCTTTCCTTTATTAGACCGTTATTAACCCCAATTGCACTTTGAGTGCAAACCACTTCAagatgaaattattattttgtaattgaAGAATATTAATCTGCAAGCTGATTTCATAGCTAAAAAAGGGAACTGGGCCATTATTATTTGCACTGAGCTTTTGTGTTCAAAACACTTCATGGGAATTAGCTGGATAATTTTCATAATGTGGTTTAACCCCAAAGGTCTATCTTTTCAAAACTCAGTAGTGATCACGAGTACTTCTGTCTGGAAGCCCAGCTGAAATGTTTGaaagaggctgggagggagACTTGAGCAGCGTGTACTTGTTCGTCTGCTTATGTGTGAAAGTCAGGTCCCTTTTCAGACATCTCGGGTCTCAGGCTAATCGCTTTTCAGAAGGTGGGTTGCTGAGTTTCAGGAAAGTGATACCATGAAATACCACAAGGGAGGATGTTAACTGTAGtattggaataaaaaaaagtaaaaaccaaaacataacaaaacaaaagtggtggttgtggtggtggtggtggagggatGTCCTAAGCTGTTGGTagctttttctcagaaagagaaacCTGTGTGAAACCTACGGTGGCTCCACAGTTTGCAGTTTCTGATAGAGGTCCGTGCATGTTGTCCTCGTGGATCTAATTCCTTCCGTACTGGTAATCAGGCTCCCAAATTTTCAGAGGCGAAGATACGTCTACAATTTCCATGGCCGCAGCATCGCACCTCAAATTTAGTTCATGTAGGTGTTGGGATGTTTAAATATACCTTCAAATAATACATAACATTATAAATGCTAGATTATACCCAGATTAATTTGTACCTACAAGCTGCTGGCATGGTGACGGCAAAATACAGgatcttcctttccttctttgctaGCCTGAGCTGGGCAGCGTTAGTGAATCAGAGAGCCTATAAATTCTGAAATCCTTCCCAGCCTTCAGCTGGGAGGAATGGACTGATTTTTGGGAGTGCTTCTTTGCTTAGCTTTAATAACAGTGACATATGAGGTTATGAGGTGTATGTAATTAAATAGAGGTAGGTTTCTTTAATCATCATACACCTCTTTTTCAAGTATGGCCACAGCCATATtattcagaaaaagacaaatatttgatGCACTTATGTCAGGATTGCTTAAAAGGGTCATGCCAAAATCAGTGATGTACTGCACAGATTCAACCGCTAGAGAAAACTTGTAGTATTTACTGCAATCTGTGAAGCTCTGGTCCCCCAAAAATTTGGCCCTTCTGAATTTAAACTGTGCCCAAGGAATCTTAGTACAATGAATGAATCTATTTTTCTCTGAACCCAGAATTTGAGCCATCCTGTTGCTTTTTCATGGCTGATTTTTTGATACTTGCAAgtacttttccttctgaaattgGAATAATCCAGGCTTGGTCACCAGCGTGAGTTGCAGCTGGCATTTACTGGGTGGAAGGACAGAATTGCCTTGGCAAATACAGAAGGCTTCTGTGCCTATCAGCTGGCCTGATGGAAGCTATAAAACACTGCTGCTTCATCGGGGTGGTTGGAGTCAGtggcagctctgtgcttttCATTTGCAACGTCTGGGCTTCGTTACACAGCAGTGACCTCCCCGTTCCCACGCGTCCCACGGCCCACATAGACTCTGCTCTGGGTAGAAGTAGCTTGCAAGagttaaagaataaaaataagtttctggGATGAATAAGCTGATCTGTATGATTCACAGAAGTGGAAACAACAGCAGTTAAAGCTTCAAATCTTAATCTGTTTTGGCTGTAAGATATCATATGTAAACAGGCATATGTTAACAGTTCACAGGGTAATTTGTGTCTCATTGTTTGACGTCAGGAATTTTGCAACaatatttaaggaaagaaaCTCAGAggtgaggctttttttttttttctttcctgttgcaTAAGGGATCCTTTACAAGTACAGCAAACCTAGAGACAGTCGGGGTCCCGATGTTAGATGTAGTAAGGGTCTGTCACTGACCTTCCCTGTTGGCCGGAGAAGACCCATGGAGCATTTTGACTGATTAAAGAAACGCCTAATCAAACATTAAAACAACTAAAAGGCATGGGAGATCTATATGCAAAAGCTTTCAGTGGTACCCTGGGGCACGAGGCTTTAGCAGAGCTCTCTCGCTGGAACAGATTctccattttaaaagcagagacTCCCTCTGAAGCCTTCAAATCAGCGGAGCCATGACGTGTGAAGAGAAGAACTAATCAGGCAGGCATCTCATGGAAGATTTAGCACACTTGTGCTAAAAGGAGCACACATTCCTCTGAATCAAGGGTATATTCATCATTGCTGCTCCTGAGCTGTGATCTTATTCATTCCAGAAGCATCAAAAAGACTAAGGCTAAGTCAGTGCTCCCTTGAGAAATACCCGGAGcaagagcaggggctggaggaagTGATACCGATGACTCAACAGCCAAGGCCAACACACTGCCTTATTTTAGACAATGTCCTCTTGGATATACTCATGTTTCCTCATGAGTGGCTGATGACAAAGGTCTTACCTACCTGTGGTCACAAGTGCCTCATGACGTTTTTTTCTCAAGAATAGCTCGAGCGCTGTGGCCAAAGCGAGCGCAGGATTCACCGTGGGACTCGATTAACTTCCACTGCAGTTTCAAGTGAATGTCAAACTTCACCTGCCCTAAAAATCCCCCTGTGTGGACCCTGAGGTACTGTGTGGTCTGTCAGATGAGCATTTCCCTGAGGGGTGGTGCTCTGTGATGCAGTGGGGACGATGCacctaggaaatgtgtttcctGGAGTGGAAGCTGTTAGAATATCCCAAGGACAGTTCCTCTGCTCTCATTCTAGTGCCAAAGCTTTAAAGCGATGTCTTCTCACTCCAAGTGCAGATCCTTCTGCAAAGCCATCAgtcagcaaagatttttttcatttttaacacaCAGGGTTCTGACTGCAAGCAGGGATTCCAAATCTTCCATAAATAACGATTTTATTTTCCGGCCCTAAAGCACTCGCAGTGAATGCACGTTATTTCAGACACGTGGCACGGTCACAGCAGTGCCCAGAGGAGGATCCTGTGTGTAGGTGCCAGCGGATTTTAGGCTGCAAGCCAGTAACAGTAAGAGGGAGGAATATCACATTGATCGTCAAGCAGGTAAAATCCTGGGGTGCGTGCAAATCACGCGATGGGTACCCATGGATGTGCTTTGCCTTCTGCGTGAGCAATCGCCTTAACAGGACGGCACCAACATACCTAAAACCTGCGTGATTTATTGGTTCAAAGCACTGcctaaaaacagcagcagggctggggagagactGTGCCTCACGCGGTTATTCGGATGTTAGTCCCGACCCGCAGACAGGGCATGAAAGCACGCACATGAATTGAATTGCATGGGAAGCTTACCAAAGGAAGTGTTTGCTTGTAAACTCGGTATGAATAGGATCTTCTCTGACCGCAAGGGAAATGGAGAGACGCTCATTCACTGTCCGCTTGTGCAATCAGCTTCTGAAGTAAAAACAGGGTTTGAGGTTTAAAACCTGAGCCTTCACACATCTCACCAGCAACAGAAGAAGCCTTCATGCTCCTCGGTCCACGCAGAAACAAAGTCAGGAGGTGCTGCTCATGAGACTCCTTGGATTTGATAACAGGGTTATCAAAAGGGAATTATTCGGCTTTCCTGGCGACAGCAGCCCTCAGAAGAGTTTCTGGGAGGGCTCGAGGGGAGACATCTGAACGCCATTACATTTCAGTTCTTTTGATGTCACTACACGCCTGTCATGTGTTTTATATCTCAGCGCCGAATCTGCCACTGAATTTCACAATGTGTAAGGCTGGTTGTAGGGTTACCACAGATGCGATTCCTGCTATAAAACGGGGCTTTTAAGTTCTTTATCACCTGGCCGTGCAACTTCTCCGTGAGCCTTTTCTGCGTGGGGCAAGTCTATACAGAGACTCCGTGGCAGATGACGGGCTCTCTGCTGGTTATACACCACTGGCTTAAAGTCTTAACAGTAGTTTAAATATCATTAAATGGCTTGAGATAACGTGTAAAATAAAGATAGCTATTTTACATCATTTGCCTGATAGTTTAATATTCACTGAGACATTTGTGTGTCATGTGTCCGTCATCCGATAACtaaaataatgactttttaatttcttcccatAGCAAGCACCCGGTTTATTTATAAGTGGCCTAATCTAATAGAGATTTACTCCGTGTGTCCCAGGAGATGCATTATCAAAGTAACCAGACCTGTCCCAAGCACTTGGGAAGTGGGGAGCTGGTTACACAATTCTCATTGCCGCCGGCTGCTCCAGTTACAAAGATAAAGGGTCAGAGAAGTGGAGCAGTGGAGATAACTCTGCGAGCATCTCGGgagaagcagctgagcagctgagcCTAGGCACGGGCTGAGGGTGAGACGGGCAGATGCCTGAACGCCACAGAAGAGAAATTCCCTTAAAATAACATGCAAGGAGAGGGGATGCCCGAGGTTCCCATTGACTGGGAACTCCTCAGACTTCCTTAGGAGGTGGGAAGTGCCTGTTGCACGCTGTTGTCCTTTGCCAAGGACAAGGACTGTGTTCCCAAAGGCCACCCCTGCCCCACCTTCCTGCTCTTGGAGCATCCAGGGCCGGGTGTTTGGTTCCTTGTATTTGCTGGGTAGAGCTGAATTTCTCTCTTTGCGTATGCTAAGCAGGTAGCTCAAGGAAAATCCTTTTctgagggggaggaggagatgagATGAGGAAGGCTtgagcagggagaaaaaggcTGACCCCAATGGCTTGTGATTTCAGAACACCAATGTGGGCGATACACCTGGATGCCCAAATGAAGTGACCTACAGTGGGTCTGAACACGAGTCTGCTATGGCAAGGGTAGGAGCCCCACGTCGTGTAAAAGCCTTCTaatgctgaaatgctgcagcAGTTCTGCTCTTCACAAAGCTCTTCCTTGAATCCCTACTTCTTTCTCCACTGGTCCATAAAAAAACAGGCTCGCATGcaaggagtggcagagatggTTGGGGAGGACAAGTTTCAGCCCTCCGAGAAGCACCAGTGCTGTGCAGCTGGCACCCTTGGCATTCCTTTTTTTGGttggtggtttggttttatttttggatatatatatattttgttttggggATCCGCCAAAATTAGAAAAGACAGAAACCCCAAACTTGGAATCACTTCTCTTTCCGCTCAGTGGCTTGTTGGAAAGAACTTGGTGAGGGTAAGGAGGAGGCTGGATGTGGACCTTTCCCTGTGGTCCATACCCAAACCTAACTGGGGATTAGGTACTGAGCACTCTTAGTTTGGTTAATTGTTAATTTTGCATCGCTACTACACATTTTTTCACGATATTAATGCTATGGGCACCCAGCAGCATGCCAGTTTTAAAGAAGCCGTGAAGGTTTCCTGCTGGGAAGAGCTGCCCCCATCACGCAGAGACCTTCT includes:
- the NSMCE2 gene encoding E3 SUMO-protein ligase NSE2 isoform X2, translating into MFCVKQRWVSFPPFDLSLALSHRVLEAAQAQSLPLSLMYLTLGCDALQLPPSCYLLCPAGRSTWHLTCPHNVPVLRGALRDRIFPSLVRLKSDNNDNDAIEQIDEDIAVTQSQVNFICPITQVEMKKPVRNKVCGHSYEQDAILKIIQTRKQQKKKVRCPKIGCSHDDVKESDLVQDEALKRAIDSQNKQSWSTL